Proteins from a single region of Rana temporaria chromosome 5, aRanTem1.1, whole genome shotgun sequence:
- the LOC120941618 gene encoding E3 ubiquitin/ISG15 ligase TRIM25-like gives MASADLRQELDCSICLTTYTDPVNLRCGHNFCRVCIDRVLDTQGGSGGYSCPECREEFRDRPVLHRNISLRNIVETFRSTQLEEGKTGIFCTYCYHSPVPAVISCLHCEASLCDNHLRVHSKSPEHVLTDPTTSMEDRKCSIHRELLKYYCTEDSACICVSCRLDGEHRGHKVETLDEASENKKQKLRHVLQKLMTEREETEKRVQSLQDRRRKVQEKSERVTALFIELRRHLEDLEKRVRRNISSQEERISLSDLIHQLEIKKNDLSRKMEDIEKLCNMTDPLTVLQESDTGDLCDTEEEDNEDRERHDRILHDGGDLDVSGISHTLHTGLSDMIKEVHLFFNIQEASDILLDVNTAYNNLQISDDMKTVSWSDIKQNRPETPERFQWWSQVLSSQRFSSGRHYWEVDVRESENYRVGMCYPSIERREWQSGIGYNKKSWGLRRYRVECYLIHDNKEIRISPNLSSNRVRISVDYEAGQLSFYDLCDPIRHLHTFTTTFTEPLHAGLCVWNGSITISGGERRREK, from the coding sequence ATggcgtctgctgatctgagacaGGAGCTGGACTGTTCCATCTGTCTGACCACATATACAGATCCTGTAAACCTGAGATGTGgtcacaacttctgccgggtctgtattgatcgtgtgttggatacacagggggggtctggaggatattcctgtcctgagtgcagagaAGAGTTCCGGGATCGGCCTGTACTGCATAGGAACATATCACTACGTAACATAGTGGAGACTTTCCGATCTACTCAgctggaagaagggaagactggaATCTTCTGTACTTATTGCTATCactctcctgtacctgctgttatATCCTGTCTGCATTGTGAAGCTTCTCTGTGTGATAATCACCTGAGAGTCCACAGCAAGTCACCAGAACATGTCCTAACTGATCCCACCACTTCCATGGAGGACAGAAAATGCTCCATCCATAGAGAACTTCTTAAatattactgcactgaggactcTGCCTGTATCTGTGTGTCCTGCAGGCTGGATGGAGAACATCGGGGACACAAGGTGGAGACTCTGGATGAGGCCTCtgagaataaaaaacagaaactgAGACATGTTCTGCAGAAActgatgacagagagagaggagacggagaaaagagtccagagtctgcaggatcgcAGGAGAAAAGTACAAGAAAAATCAGAGAGAGTCACTGCCCTGTTCATAGAGCTCAGGAGACATCTGGAGGACCTGGAGAAGAGAGTCCGGAGGAACATCTCCAGCCAGGAAGAGCGGATCTCATTGTCTGATCTGATCCATCAGCTGGAAATAAAGAAGAATGATCTGTCCAGGAAGATGGAGGACATTGAGAAGCTGTGTAACATGACTGACCCACTGACTGTcctacaggaatcagacacaggggacttgtgtgatactgaggaggaagataatgaggacagagagagacatgatagaatcctccatgatggaggggatctggatgtGTCTGGAAtctcacacacattacacacagggtTATCTGATATGATAAAAGAGGTACATTTATTCTTCAATATACAGGAAGCTtcagacatattactggatgtgaACACAGCTTATAATAATCTACAGATATCAGATGACATGAAAACTGTATCCTGGTCAGATATAAAGCAGAATCGTCCAGAAACACCGGAGAGATTTCAGTGGTGGTCCCAGGTATTAAGCAGTCAGAGATTTTCCTCGGGGcgacattactgggaagtggatgtcAGAGAGTCAGAAAATTATAGAGTCGGGATGTGTTATCCCAGTATAGAGAGGAGAGAATGGCAGTCAGGGATTGGATATAATAAGAAGTCCTGGGGTTTGCGCAGGTATAGAGTTGAGTGTTATCTAATACATGACAATAAAGAGATCAGAATATCTCCCAATCtctccagtaacagagtcaggatCTCTGTGGATTATGAGGCTGGGCAGCTgtccttttatgatctgtgtgacccgatcagacacctccacaccttcaccaccaccttcactgagcccctccatgccGGGTTATGTGTATGGAATGGTTCTATAACAATATCTGGGGGTGAAAGGCGACGtgagaaataa